The nucleotide sequence CTGCACTAAACGTTAAATAATAAAGCTGTAAGGCAATATTTGACTTATTCAACCTTTTTCCAAGTCTATTAAAAAGGATGTTGACCCACAGGTCATCAATGTAATTAAAATCACGGCCTTAACCGAAATAAAACTTATTATTCATTAATATTATGATTGTGACGTAATTCAGAGGTGGGGATCGCTGTTAGAAACAAAGCTTATGTTACGCTGATGGACTGTTTACTTTAAGAAGTTATTaaattagcatatttagcaCGTTTCGCTGTGGGTGAGAGGAACAAGGGTTCATCTTCAGTCATGTGAACACAATCACTGTTGGCTGGCAAAATAACCGCTGGCAAAGTAACCAGGGCAGTTTAGCTCCTTTAACCCtgcaaacatgacagaataaaAGCTGAGGGACGGCCGACGATGCCTATTACATTGTTACACGACTCTGCCGCTGTCATAGCAGCAGGTTTTAAGAAGGAAACCGGCGATTTTAAACATCCCGTACAAATGCCATGATGGATAAAGCAATTTAACTCACACAGGACTAAGGTGAAGATAACTATGTCTAACCTTATTGTGACTGAGCTGGTTGGGAATCCGCACTTTCGTAGGGGAAGTTCTTCTACTTCCTCTTTACCCGGAGTGTTGATTTTCTATGTGAACCTACGAGAGCTGGCATATAATTCTCGCAAAATGTCACACTTTAATTCGACGCTAAGCGATATCGCGGATAATAGTTAGGTCCTTACCTCGGCCTCCCCTGTTCGtgtcgcgcacacacacaagcgccgCTCAACGCGGAAGGAAACTTAACGCCATGTGGGATCAAACCAAGTGCAGCCTAACTAAGGGGGTGCTCTTTGATTCCTAACTTGTAAGTGCATTAAATGCGCGGATATTTTATGTCTGCTTGAAATATAAAAACAATATGTATTCAATATATATTCCGAAAAAAGGTCTGAAATATACCCGGTTAAAAACAAAGAACTTACAGTTCTGTATGCCGCGGTCACGTGTCTCATGTGGACCGGTCCACCCTGCATTACCTAATTGCACCCGTGAGCACGTATGTTActcccataaataaataatcatctCCGTTGTATATGTGAAGGGTCATTGTGTAATAAAACCAAGAAAGCTGGCTCGGCGGAAGTTATTATGTCTGACACTGTGTCGAGCTAAAGAATTTGTGCATCTTTACTTTACGAAATGAAATGGAAGTGAGGGGGGggtatattttttaaaactcatttggaaATTTACAAGGCCATGATTGACATTGAATTTATGTATTCTAAATATATCAAATAATTCTTACCATATATTAAAGCACTCTGATTTATGTAGTTGTAGGAATTACTACTTAAGAGGATAGACATTGATGATGCTTTATCTGAAGGTAGATACTATAGATTGGTACTACTATAATATAACTAAGTGATGATGAGTGAAGGTAATGAAATCACTCTTGGATTGGCTGTATTTGTTTCTTGAGATTGTATTTCTTGCATTCTTAGAAGTCAGTGCTTGGTAAAAGTTGGTAAGTAATTCTAAAAACTTTTTATTCAAGCATCAAAGCTACAAAATGATTTTAGACACACAAAATATTTCACTCCCATCATGGAAGTCTTTAATCGTTCTGTATTTACCTGTGTGAAATTACAATAACATTGGAGAGACCAATAAAGACAGATTTTCACttcagagaaaaacatttaCGATACATTTCATTGTTATTACAGTCGTTTTAATCTCTGATTGCCGTTCTTGAACTTCTGGTGGACCACagcaacagtggtgaagaagTTTCCCATGAATAGGACAAGAAAACAGAGGGCGCACATCAAAACCTAGAATTAAAACACACAAGGCACTCTGTGAGTTAACATAAAAGCTTATTGAAGTCATTTCAGTGACTACATCAATGAATGACCACACTGTCAGCAAATGACACTAAAAGTTCAACTAGTTGAGCGTCCTGAAGGCACTGACCTGCCATTCTTTACAGTCGGGGTCTCGAGCCATTTTAAACAGAGACAGGCTGTTGAAAAACTGCCAGAACTACCAAAGAAGATTTAAAAAGTCCAATTAGTGTAAAGTTGAAGGCGTACCATTACcttgcaaaaaaaagaagaagtcaTTTCTATGAGAGCTGAGCAACTAATCATGAGTCTACTCACGTGACCAAAAAATATGAATGGTAAGAGAAATGTCAGCCCTTTCCACATCCATGACTGAAATCCCTCTGAAATCAGagttgtgtttaaaaacacccagtttctcacacacatctatgcttttgctttgttttgtttttttaatttagctgGTTTTACTTAAATTTACAGCACTCAGGGGATGCTGGAATACTCTTATGTTACCCCTGTGATGTTATCCAGGGCAAATTTAACCTGTCTCTCTCAGCCAGAGTACACAGATTAGTGAGCCACACTTTGCCTGCTCCCTTTAGGAACAGTTTGCCTTGGGCAAAGCAGACATGGCTAAAATCCAGCTTGTCAAATATTTAatgggttttttggggtttttttcactCTTTTTAATGCCAGGGGCATCTTAATTCTGCATTATCAAGAGTAATATTCTGGCCAACACCTTGATATTTAGCCATTTTCCACATTTATAATAGTGATTACCTATCCATAGGAATAGTGAATGACATCTTAAATTTGACCAAATGGTGACTTTTAGATACTTTTTCCAATGGGGAGTAAATATTTAGCTTTGTAATTGTGCTTTTGTTGTGTGCATTTGAACGGTTTATCTCACCCACGGTTAGATCCAAGTTGTGTCTCTCTCCAAGGGATCGTAGTCTATAGAGACAGCCGCTCTGATAGTAACACTGCAAACACTGAACAAAACCTAAGAGGATTGGAGCATGAATATTAACAGCATTTGCTTTTAACTTATCAAAGATGAGTAATGTGGGTATTTAAAATCATCTCAGCTCACTTTGGTAGAAAGAATAGGCCAGGAACTGGTTCCTAAATGTCCTGTACTGGCTACCATCTGGCCTTAAAAGTCAAAGAAAAGAGCGATCACTATGGTTACTGCAACATCATTTCTCATAGTTGCTGTCTTGggtgtttcctctcctccactcaccATGTCAGCATGACGCCAGACAGAAATGCTGAAATGTAGCGATGAAAAACCCACCAGCCCTTGATTCTAGGTTTCAGAACACAAGATATGGGATACCGAAACCGCATGTTGAGCATTTTCAATGCCATAGAAGACAATAAAAAATCAATCAATGACGCTCAATAAGCaaatatttttatctttttagaTCTAATAACTCTGTCCACTCCTCAAACACCTTAATTGCCTGCTGCTCTGGCATAATCTTGCTCATCAAACCCCACTGAGATCATAGAAACACCCTCATCCTCTCCTAAACTCTAGTCCAGTCCTGCTCCCTTCctttccatcccatcatccgCTCGGTTGGAGTTAAATCTTCTAGCTGCTAGGCCTTACATCTCCAAACCCACTTTCTTACCccacacattattattatattttcacATTCGCGTTATTGTGCATAGTTCTTCCTATATTGTGTATTTTTAACCCTCATTTTTACTAATATCTTAACATGTTTATGTGATTTAAGGTGATTCTGTTAAGCTGTCTATAAAACAAATACATTGTTATCTCAAAATAGTTCAAAATTACCTGGATAATGACTaattcctctctttttttttaacatttatcgATTTTGCTTATTTTGGTAGGATGAGATTGGTAGAGTGTGACTGACCTGGAGCCGTTGGAAATCAGGATGCTCTCCCTGACAGTTAGAGTACAGTAGAACCACAAGAGCAGGAAATTGAGGATTGCATCAAGAACTCTAAAGACAGTGACATATGGAGCTGCGTTAGGACCTGCGCAATCACTAGCTATGATGCTAAAGTGGctagatgatgaagatgattgaaaagataatgatgatgatgtgatgatgatgatggtactGACCTGTAGGTCACGAAGAAATAACATACAAcggacaacagcagcaggaggacggtGAGGTACAGCTTGAACTTCTCGTACTCATCCTTGTAGGCAAGTCTTTGTTTCAAAATTTAATAAGATGAGCAAACAgtcatgttttatttacagaaaTGATTAAGAGCACTGAAGTTCAAGTTTTTATTACTTAGCCTGTTTGCTGAGAAGAGTCACATTCACATTTCCAAGGATCAGGCGGAGGTATAATCTGCAACATTGCACAATATTGCATATATTTGTAGTCATTTAAATTGAACTTGCCAATATGAGATCAGGTTTATTTGTTGGGGGCGCTACCCATTTTTCTTGGGAAGAAAAGTTTCCATTTCAACAAAAGCACTTGGGGTGGCCTTTATTTTTCCTGTGATCTGAGCCAGGATTTTAGCATCTTCATCAGACGCTCCTGTGTTGCATCTTATGGGCGACATAAATAaagtctgttaaaaaaaaaacatatatgcTACATATAGCCTAGATGCATCTAACTAATATCAGTCACTCTTAACAAACACAGATGTCATTGTGCACCATGTCACCTATTTCAGTGCAACTTACCGTTTCACCATTTGGTGCACCTCCTTCAGCCGTTCGTGCTGAATAGAAATGGAGGAGGAGCATTTGTCTTGTAGTTGTGAGATTTCCTCCAGTTTCTGTAGGTATAATCTGTGAGTCTCCTGGATTAGAAGAGTGATTACTCTATCTGAGTAGGTCTTACCAGCCTTTGTTTGCATAATCAAGCAAAATAAAACTGACCTGAAGTTGTTCATACTCGCCTTGAAGACGGTCCCACTCTTCCAGATGAAGCGATAAACCCTTCAGCATTTTGCAGGcttatttttttacacatcAATATTGTTTCAATGGTACATTTCCCAAAGAAAAGTCCCGGAGCAGAGGAAGTGATTTTCTTCAGTGTGTGtaccacagctgcacacacactttattgcATATAGTGAACTTTGACTGACACATATGTGCAACAGTTTGTCTTGGACATTGTTCTGTGGGACATTTTCATTCACGATTGGTTGATTGCTAATAAGATACACAGCTGGAAATATCCCAGCTACCTTCGGGCCAGAGGCTGAGTCCATCAGCTCAGTGAAGGGCCAATATAGACACAACAACCAACTTCTTAAATGTAGCAGAAGTCAACACTTAAGCACTGGAGGTGTTTCTGAGCTAACGCTTTTAAAGGAGGTATTTGATAATTATAAAAGGTGACTTTATGAAATGGAT is from Takifugu rubripes chromosome 11, fTakRub1.2, whole genome shotgun sequence and encodes:
- the LOC101062766 gene encoding transmembrane protein 120A-like — its product is MLKGLSLHLEEWDRLQGEYEQLQETHRLYLQKLEEISQLQDKCSSSISIQHERLKEVHQMVKRCNTGASDEDAKILAQITGKIKATPSAFVEMETFLPKKNGLYLRLILGNVNVTLLSKQAKLAYKDEYEKFKLYLTVLLLLLSVVCYFFVTYRVLDAILNFLLLWFYCTLTVRESILISNGSRIKGWWVFHRYISAFLSGVMLTWPDGSQYRTFRNQFLAYSFYQSFVQCLQCYYQSGCLYRLRSLGERHNLDLTVEGFQSWMWKGLTFLLPFIFFGHFWQFFNSLSLFKMARDPDCKEWQVLMCALCFLVLFMGNFFTTVAVVHQKFKNGNQRLKRL